A window of Anomalospiza imberbis isolate Cuckoo-Finch-1a 21T00152 chromosome 4, ASM3175350v1, whole genome shotgun sequence contains these coding sequences:
- the NAT8 gene encoding N-acetyltransferase 8 has translation MASFRIRQYQEQDYEAVRALFARGILEHAPAGFRHVLRAARVRLALLAVFVAARAAAGSWVLGLGAVALALVLLWVLVRSLSAEYVREALGTDLCDVPGTYLRPPDRRFWVAEEGGAVAGMVAAVPAGRGELELKRMSVSREHRGRGLARALCREVLAFARARGYGAVVLSTSMVQVAAQRLYEGQGFRRVGTSYPSLLGTLLNFQIFHYRYDLGDGDK, from the coding sequence ATGGCGTCGTTCCGCATCCGGCAGTACCAGGAGCAGGACTACGAGGCCGTGCGGGCGCTGTTTGCCCGCGGCATCCTGGAGCACGCTCCGGCCGGCTTCCGGCACGTGCTGCGGGCGGCGCGGGTGCGCCTGGCGCTGCTGGCCGTGTTCGTGGCCGCGCGGGCGGCCGCCGGctcctgggtgctggggctgggcgcGGTGGCGCTGGCGCTGGtgctgctctgggtgctggTGCGCTCGCTCAGCGCCGAGTACGTGCGCGAGGCGCTGGGCACCGACCTGTGCGACGTGCCCGGCACGTACCTGCGCCCGCCCGACCGCCGCTTCTGGGTGGCCGAGGAGGGCGGCGCCGTGGCGGGCATGGTGGCGGCGGTGCCCGCGGGCCGCGGCGAGCTGGAGCTGAAGAGGATGTCGGTGAGCCGGGAGCACCGGGGCCGCGGGCTGGCGCGGGCGCTGTGCCGGGAGGTGCTGGCGTTCGCCCGCGCCCGCGGCTACGGCGCCGTGGTGCTCAGCACCTCCATGGTGCAAGTGGCGGCGCAGCGGCTCTACGAGGGGCAGGGCTTCCGCAGGGTGGGCACCTCGTACCCCTCGCTGCTGGGCACCTTGCTGAACTTCCAGATCTTTCACTACCGCTATGACCTGGGGGATGGCGACAAGTAG